A window of Gemmatimonadota bacterium contains these coding sequences:
- a CDS encoding protein kinase produces the protein MGAFGVRHRALGDPALPSFCPNCGAPREDDAAFCARCGRNFTEEFKGTPIDQIEDASEVFLRLRAAIGDRYAIERELGKGGMATVYLARDIKHDREVAIKVLHPELSASIGADRFEREIRLAAKLQHPHILGLYDSGDADGLLYYVMPFVRGEALRDRLDREGMLPVEDALRITLEVCSALHYAHEQGIVHRDIKPENILLSGEHSLVADFGIARAANDASGQKLTQTGMAVGTPVYMAPEQSTGDQVGPTADIYSLGCMLYEMLAGEPPFTGANAMAIMAKHLMEQVPSVRVVRNTVPMEVEEAIFHALAKAPVDRPKTAQAFAEMLGDTGRSSGGRRAMRPTSAGRSSQMMSRPSMMTPVRGSQMMPRPTLAGQPVFKIDEMGELVELPPWWKRPATLLVAGLVVALGSAATYFAMQQPKAAGEVDRSLRRVAVLYFDDASADSSLRPAANGITEGLIRSLSRVSQLTTISKDGAESVRNMTSTDSIVDALRVGFLVRGSLRPEGKNVLISYRLENRNGRSVGDGSIPVARDSLLQVQDSIAHRVGDLIREALGAEIQVNAQQAATSSNVAWLAVQDGLALQRRAAAALGAGDAEAAVTFFDRADSAFAAAEKEDPRWGEPIVRRASLAYARSRTFGRNTLLIKPWVALSITHADRALALNAEDADALEARGTTRVFSFLQGVPEEQDKPAELQKAIDDLRKSTTINRAQAGAWASLSAAYYSDPASPLSEVTTAAQMSLAADEFQANGILTRGRLVNAAYDNGSFKQADDACADLERRYPGNVRAVRCRLYLQSIPDLPVYDIARAWRLADSLQAAYPPRDSVIGRRVGQIFAAAVLARASRMPAAAAGLADSARRVLERAEGDAIIDPTGELKMFSAFASVILDDRDDVYRRLGDYIAVSPASRKEDMRTKPTWWFRPLESDPRWRSLVGAGP, from the coding sequence ATGGGCGCCTTCGGCGTCCGCCACCGCGCATTGGGGGATCCGGCACTGCCCAGCTTCTGCCCGAATTGTGGGGCACCTCGTGAGGACGATGCCGCGTTCTGCGCGCGGTGCGGCCGCAATTTCACCGAGGAGTTCAAGGGCACGCCGATCGACCAGATCGAGGACGCGTCCGAGGTATTCCTGCGCCTCCGCGCCGCCATCGGCGACCGCTACGCCATCGAGCGCGAGCTCGGCAAGGGCGGCATGGCGACCGTCTACCTCGCGCGGGACATCAAGCACGATCGCGAGGTCGCGATCAAGGTGCTGCATCCCGAGCTCTCGGCGTCGATCGGCGCCGACCGCTTCGAGCGCGAGATCCGCCTCGCCGCCAAGCTGCAGCATCCGCACATCCTCGGACTCTACGACTCCGGCGACGCCGACGGGCTGCTCTACTACGTGATGCCCTTCGTGCGGGGCGAGGCGCTCCGCGACCGGCTCGACCGCGAAGGGATGCTCCCCGTCGAGGACGCGCTCCGCATCACCCTCGAGGTCTGCAGTGCGCTCCACTATGCGCACGAGCAGGGAATCGTCCACCGCGACATCAAGCCCGAGAACATCCTCCTCTCGGGCGAGCACTCGCTCGTCGCCGACTTCGGGATCGCGCGCGCGGCGAACGACGCCTCCGGGCAGAAGCTGACCCAGACCGGCATGGCCGTGGGCACGCCGGTGTACATGGCGCCCGAGCAGTCGACGGGGGACCAGGTCGGGCCGACCGCCGACATCTACTCGCTCGGCTGCATGCTCTACGAGATGCTCGCCGGCGAGCCGCCGTTCACCGGCGCCAACGCCATGGCCATCATGGCGAAGCACCTGATGGAACAGGTGCCGAGCGTGCGCGTGGTGCGGAACACGGTGCCGATGGAGGTGGAGGAGGCGATCTTCCACGCGCTGGCCAAGGCGCCGGTGGACCGGCCGAAGACGGCGCAGGCCTTCGCCGAGATGCTCGGCGACACCGGGCGCTCCTCCGGCGGGCGTCGCGCCATGCGCCCGACCTCCGCCGGGCGCAGTTCGCAAATGATGTCGCGCCCGTCGATGATGACCCCGGTGCGCGGCTCGCAGATGATGCCGCGCCCCACGCTCGCGGGTCAGCCGGTGTTCAAGATCGACGAGATGGGCGAGCTGGTCGAGCTCCCGCCGTGGTGGAAGCGGCCGGCGACGCTCCTTGTCGCGGGGCTCGTCGTCGCGCTGGGGAGCGCTGCGACCTACTTCGCGATGCAGCAGCCCAAGGCGGCGGGCGAGGTCGACCGCAGCCTGCGACGCGTGGCGGTCCTCTATTTCGACGACGCGAGCGCCGACTCGTCGCTGCGGCCGGCTGCGAACGGCATCACCGAAGGCCTGATCCGTTCGCTCTCGCGCGTGAGTCAGCTCACCACGATCTCGAAGGACGGCGCCGAATCCGTGCGCAACATGACGAGCACGGACAGCATCGTCGACGCGCTACGGGTCGGCTTCCTCGTGCGCGGTTCGCTGCGCCCGGAGGGGAAGAACGTCCTCATCAGCTACCGACTCGAGAATCGGAACGGGCGCTCGGTCGGAGACGGGTCGATCCCGGTCGCCCGTGACAGCCTGTTGCAGGTCCAGGACTCCATCGCGCACCGCGTTGGTGACCTCATCCGCGAGGCCCTTGGTGCGGAGATCCAGGTCAACGCGCAGCAGGCCGCGACCTCCAGCAACGTCGCCTGGCTCGCCGTGCAGGACGGACTCGCCCTGCAGCGTCGCGCGGCCGCGGCCCTCGGTGCCGGGGACGCGGAGGCCGCCGTCACGTTCTTCGATCGCGCCGATTCCGCCTTCGCCGCGGCGGAGAAGGAGGATCCGCGCTGGGGGGAGCCCATCGTTCGTCGGGCGTCGCTCGCCTACGCCCGGTCACGCACCTTCGGGCGAAATACCCTCCTCATCAAGCCGTGGGTCGCGCTGAGCATCACGCATGCTGATCGCGCGCTCGCGCTCAACGCCGAGGACGCCGACGCGCTCGAGGCGCGCGGCACGACGCGCGTGTTCTCGTTCCTTCAGGGTGTTCCGGAGGAGCAGGACAAGCCGGCCGAACTGCAGAAGGCAATCGACGATCTCCGGAAATCGACGACGATCAACCGGGCCCAGGCTGGTGCGTGGGCCTCCCTGTCGGCCGCCTACTACTCCGACCCCGCGTCGCCGCTCAGCGAGGTCACGACTGCGGCGCAGATGTCGCTCGCCGCCGACGAGTTCCAGGCGAATGGGATCCTCACGCGCGGGCGGCTCGTGAATGCCGCCTACGACAACGGGAGCTTCAAGCAGGCCGACGACGCCTGCGCGGACCTCGAGCGGCGCTATCCGGGGAACGTGCGCGCGGTGCGGTGCCGCCTCTACCTGCAGTCCATCCCGGACCTCCCCGTCTACGATATCGCCCGGGCGTGGCGGCTCGCCGATTCCTTGCAGGCGGCGTATCCGCCACGCGACTCGGTCATCGGTCGACGCGTAGGGCAGATCTTCGCCGCCGCGGTCCTGGCGCGCGCGAGCCGGATGCCGGCGGCGGCGGCGGGGCTCGCTGACAGCGCGCGCCGGGTACTCGAGCGTGCCGAGGGCGACGCGATCATCGATCCCACCGGCGAGCTAAAGATGTTCTCGGCCTTCGCATCGGTCATCCTCGACGACCGTGACGATGTGTATCGACGCCTCGGCGACTACATCGCCGTGAGCCCGGCGTCTCGGAAGGAGGACATGCGGACCAAGCCCACCTGGTGGTTCCGGCCTCTGGAGTCCGACCCGCGCTGGCGCTCGCTGGTCGGTGCTGGACCGTAG
- a CDS encoding Ig-like domain-containing protein yields the protein MTPLSSLRVPALLLFALSAACGGGGTEAPTPASVVAVTANPLASAVVGSVVASAPTFEVRSSNGRALAGISVSVAVTGGGGSLTGAPSVTLAGPTSIGQWTLGNTAGDQTVTVTAAGLTPLVFTLPAAAGAATQLAVLDGDDQFGSQNSVTFAPLRVRVRDQFNNNVVGATVNWAVDAGGGSLAGGATSSATDANGIATAPAWTLGTIAAGEQAVVASLGGLTARFTASVQRAPATISVESSPAATATVNADIAPAPSFAVRDSSGNALQGIPLAVTLTAGNGSLTSAPTVSAAGTTTVGTWRIGTTVGTNTVSVSIPGAAHVTARTWSVTGLAGPAAAMLVVAGSNQTALAGAAVTTTLRARVTDAFANPLAGLPVTWTVTSGGGTLGGAPTVNTDASGFVDAPTWTLGRRGGTQALTASHNAVSAQFPAFIQTAYTVDVRFSGTPPTGAVAQAFADAQARIMAMVTGDIPDIVVRSLTSATQPFNVADCGVSGVTGSINETVDDVVIFAAVDSIDGVGRVLGSAGPCLVRNTTSMAALGIMKFDRDDLINLANAGRLNDVITHEMLHIVGIGTNWRARGLLADSGLATVRVTGALAAQACVDVGGGSVCAGAVPAENCLDLAPGTSCGQGTINSHWKESTFRTELMTGYAGASNPLSRITIQGIADLGYSVNVLAADTYTVPPPTLMAMLRMEGDVPIAQAEIQLAEPIQPKYAIDPSGRLRRVLR from the coding sequence GTGACGCCTCTCTCCTCGCTCCGCGTTCCTGCGCTCCTCCTCTTCGCCCTCTCCGCCGCGTGCGGCGGCGGAGGAACCGAGGCGCCGACCCCGGCCAGTGTCGTCGCCGTGACCGCGAACCCGCTCGCGAGCGCGGTCGTCGGATCGGTCGTCGCCAGCGCGCCGACCTTCGAGGTGCGCTCCTCCAACGGTCGAGCCCTCGCCGGCATCTCCGTGAGCGTCGCCGTGACGGGAGGCGGCGGTTCACTCACCGGGGCGCCGAGCGTGACGCTTGCGGGGCCGACCTCGATCGGGCAGTGGACGCTTGGCAACACGGCCGGCGACCAGACGGTGACGGTCACCGCCGCGGGACTCACGCCCCTGGTCTTCACCCTTCCGGCCGCCGCCGGCGCGGCGACGCAGCTCGCGGTGCTCGACGGCGACGACCAGTTCGGATCGCAGAACAGCGTGACCTTCGCGCCGCTCCGCGTGCGCGTCCGGGATCAGTTCAACAACAACGTCGTGGGCGCGACCGTGAACTGGGCGGTCGATGCTGGGGGCGGCTCGCTGGCAGGCGGTGCGACCTCGAGTGCGACCGACGCGAACGGGATCGCGACCGCGCCGGCCTGGACGCTCGGCACGATCGCCGCCGGCGAGCAGGCCGTCGTCGCCTCGCTGGGTGGTCTCACCGCGCGATTCACCGCGTCGGTCCAGCGCGCGCCCGCGACGATCTCCGTTGAGAGTTCTCCCGCCGCGACGGCGACGGTCAACGCGGACATCGCGCCGGCCCCAAGCTTCGCGGTGCGCGACTCGAGCGGGAACGCCTTGCAGGGCATCCCGTTGGCCGTGACGCTCACGGCCGGCAATGGGTCGCTCACGAGCGCGCCAACGGTCTCGGCGGCGGGGACCACGACCGTCGGCACCTGGCGCATCGGGACGACCGTCGGGACCAACACCGTCTCGGTCTCCATCCCGGGGGCCGCGCACGTGACCGCTCGCACCTGGTCGGTGACCGGCCTGGCCGGACCGGCCGCGGCGATGCTCGTCGTCGCCGGCTCGAACCAGACAGCGCTGGCCGGCGCGGCGGTCACCACGACATTACGGGCGCGCGTGACCGACGCGTTCGCCAATCCGCTCGCCGGTCTGCCGGTGACGTGGACGGTCACGTCGGGCGGCGGCACGCTCGGCGGCGCGCCGACCGTGAACACCGACGCCAGCGGCTTCGTCGATGCGCCCACGTGGACGCTCGGCCGCCGTGGCGGGACCCAAGCGCTCACGGCATCGCACAACGCCGTCTCGGCGCAGTTCCCCGCCTTCATCCAGACCGCCTACACGGTCGATGTGCGCTTCTCCGGCACGCCGCCAACCGGCGCGGTCGCGCAGGCCTTCGCCGACGCGCAGGCCCGCATCATGGCGATGGTCACCGGCGACATCCCCGACATCGTGGTGCGGTCGCTCACCAGCGCCACGCAACCGTTCAATGTCGCCGACTGCGGCGTCTCCGGCGTGACGGGTTCCATCAACGAGACGGTCGATGATGTCGTGATCTTTGCCGCGGTGGACTCCATCGACGGTGTCGGGCGTGTCCTCGGCTCGGCCGGTCCCTGCCTTGTCCGCAACACCACGAGCATGGCGGCGCTCGGCATCATGAAGTTCGACCGGGACGACCTCATCAATCTCGCGAACGCCGGTCGACTCAATGACGTCATCACGCACGAGATGCTGCACATCGTCGGCATCGGCACCAACTGGCGTGCTCGTGGCCTTCTGGCGGACTCGGGCCTCGCGACCGTCCGCGTGACGGGTGCACTGGCCGCGCAAGCCTGTGTCGACGTCGGTGGCGGGTCGGTCTGTGCCGGCGCCGTGCCGGCCGAGAACTGCCTCGACCTCGCCCCCGGGACCAGCTGTGGCCAGGGGACCATCAACTCGCATTGGAAGGAGAGCACCTTCCGCACCGAGCTGATGACCGGCTATGCAGGTGCGTCCAACCCGCTCTCCCGCATCACCATCCAGGGGATCGCCGACCTCGGCTATTCGGTCAACGTGCTCGCGGCCGACACCTACACGGTGCCCCCCCCGACGCTCATGGCGATGCTGCGGATGGAGGGGGACGTCCCGATCGCCCAGGCGGAGATCCAGCTCGCCGAGCCGATCCAGCCCAAGTACGCGATCGACCCCTCGGGCCGACTCCGCCGAGTCCTGAGATGA
- a CDS encoding NAD+ synthase has translation MLTLAIPQFRPRKGDLEGNLDRVGSLLAQAAALSPRPQVVVFAETILSGYFLEGGVRDVALTLDGLLAAVGARFDSMVPAGSRLDVILGFYEQHEGQLHNSAACIALGDGPARLVHVHRKNFLPTYSLFDEERFVERGYGIRAFETSWGRAAMLVCEDAWHSLSGTIAALDGAQVVFVLAAAPARGAAPRGDAVPGPGSVARWERLIRDIAEEHGVYCVLANLVGSEGGKMFQGGSLVAGPRGEVRVRAPVFDEALVTASVELTDLARARADMPLLSDLKAALPFLRTELDRAMRGTATAITAEGAEVSESSDRSEVVPAPARRAPVQDAAAHAPLPVVAGGESARGMPPSLEIDAALVERWLVAFLRDEFTRRGFGTAIVGLSGGVDSAVVAALAARALGPTNVIAVRMPYRTSSPDSLAHAQLVIDQLGLASRTLEITGAVDGYLAHEPDADAARRGNVMARTRMITLFDLSAKHRALPLGTGNKSERLLGYFTWHADDSPPVNPIGDLFKTQVWALARHLGVPREIIEKPASADLVQGQTDEGDFGVRYAVADEILNWILHGWNASELTARGMEAEAIRLVTRRLDSTHWKRKLPTVAMLSGAAIGESYLRPVDY, from the coding sequence ATGCTGACGCTCGCCATCCCGCAGTTCCGCCCGCGCAAGGGTGACCTGGAGGGGAATCTCGATCGCGTGGGGTCGCTGCTGGCGCAGGCCGCGGCGCTGTCCCCGCGCCCGCAGGTCGTGGTCTTCGCCGAGACGATCCTCTCCGGCTACTTCCTCGAGGGCGGCGTGCGCGATGTCGCGCTCACGCTCGACGGACTCCTCGCGGCGGTGGGCGCCCGTTTCGACTCGATGGTGCCGGCGGGCTCGCGGCTCGACGTCATCCTCGGTTTCTACGAGCAGCACGAGGGGCAGCTGCACAACAGCGCCGCATGCATCGCGCTGGGGGATGGTCCGGCTCGGCTGGTGCACGTGCACCGGAAGAACTTCCTTCCCACCTACTCGCTGTTCGACGAGGAGCGCTTCGTGGAGCGCGGCTACGGGATCCGCGCATTCGAGACGTCCTGGGGACGGGCGGCGATGCTCGTGTGCGAGGACGCGTGGCACTCGCTCTCCGGCACCATCGCCGCACTCGACGGGGCGCAGGTGGTGTTCGTGCTGGCCGCGGCCCCCGCGCGCGGCGCCGCCCCGCGCGGCGACGCGGTGCCGGGGCCCGGCAGCGTCGCGCGATGGGAGCGGCTGATCCGCGACATCGCCGAGGAGCACGGGGTGTACTGCGTGCTGGCGAACCTCGTCGGCAGCGAGGGCGGGAAGATGTTCCAGGGCGGCTCCCTCGTCGCCGGACCGCGCGGCGAGGTCCGCGTGCGCGCGCCGGTCTTCGACGAGGCGCTGGTCACCGCCTCCGTGGAACTGACCGATCTGGCGCGCGCGCGAGCGGACATGCCGTTGCTGTCGGATCTCAAGGCGGCGTTGCCGTTCCTGCGGACGGAGCTGGACCGCGCGATGCGGGGGACGGCCACCGCGATCACCGCAGAGGGCGCGGAGGTCAGCGAGAGTTCGGACCGGAGCGAGGTCGTGCCGGCGCCGGCACGTCGGGCACCAGTGCAGGACGCGGCCGCACACGCGCCGTTGCCCGTGGTCGCCGGCGGTGAGTCGGCCCGCGGCATGCCTCCATCACTCGAGATCGACGCGGCGCTCGTGGAGCGGTGGCTCGTCGCGTTCCTGCGCGATGAGTTCACGCGCCGTGGGTTCGGCACGGCGATCGTAGGGCTCTCCGGCGGCGTCGACTCCGCCGTCGTCGCCGCGCTCGCAGCGCGGGCGCTGGGACCGACGAACGTCATCGCGGTGCGGATGCCGTACCGGACGTCGAGCCCCGACTCGCTCGCGCATGCCCAGCTGGTGATCGACCAGCTGGGCCTCGCGTCGCGCACGCTCGAGATCACCGGCGCCGTGGACGGCTACCTCGCGCACGAACCCGACGCCGATGCGGCACGGCGCGGCAACGTGATGGCGCGGACGCGCATGATCACGCTGTTCGACCTCTCGGCGAAGCATCGCGCCCTGCCGCTCGGGACCGGCAACAAGAGCGAGCGGCTCCTCGGCTACTTCACCTGGCACGCCGACGACTCGCCGCCGGTGAACCCGATCGGCGACCTGTTCAAGACGCAGGTGTGGGCCCTCGCGCGCCACCTGGGCGTGCCACGCGAGATCATCGAGAAGCCGGCGAGCGCCGACCTCGTGCAGGGACAGACCGACGAAGGCGACTTCGGGGTGCGCTACGCGGTCGCGGACGAGATCCTCAACTGGATCCTGCATGGTTGGAACGCGAGCGAGCTCACCGCCCGCGGCATGGAGGCGGAGGCGATCCGGCTCGTGACGCGGCGGCTCGACTCGACGCACTGGAAGCGGAAGCTGCCGACGGTCGCGATGCTCTCGGGAGCAGCGATCGGGGAGTCGTACCTGCGGCCGGTGGACTACTGA
- a CDS encoding PBP1A family penicillin-binding protein: MKPPALLLLVALAVPRVVPLAAQQPTPAPAEEPWRIVRPSQSSLVLARDGSLIGEIGREWRTSVLISTLPRYVPQAFIAVEDRRFYQHDGVDMLGIAAAIKDNLLGGSRGASTITQQLVGNMHPEIIDRTDRSIGRKVREQAAAREMEKHYTKAQILEAYLNQISFGRGFYGVEAAARHYFGKSAARLSIAEAASLAALPKGPAIYDPVRFPDRNRNRRDAILGLMEEQGFITAEQAAAAKAEPLRTAPNLGMSVSAPYYVDAVKARLDRAGIPVTDGGYVITTTLDPALQRQATIALIEGTAAVEARAGYRHRTFANKPRGSTDYLQGALVAIDPQSGDVRALVGGRNYQESQFNRATNGVRQPGSTFKPIVYARAVLDSMPPNAIVADDPLEVAYDGQVYRPKNADGEFLGPLTLRQALARSRNPVAVRLWEQLGADSVIALAQRMGLSAPIAPYPSSAIGASVVRPIELVSAFTAIANLGVGVDPRFIVRVEDPAGRTVHGEAVRFRAPAMDSSVAFVVREMMREAVESGTATAVRRYLPASVAVAGKTGTTDDNTDVWFVGMTSNIVAGVWLGFDRPRPITPGAAGGTLAAPIFGQMLARWSGLTTDAWVAPSRVVTAELDRQTGLLAEPETPLERRYLEYFVAGTEPAALRIDARRLFRAGPIVGF, encoded by the coding sequence ATGAAGCCCCCTGCGCTGCTCCTCCTCGTCGCCCTCGCGGTACCCCGCGTGGTGCCTCTCGCGGCCCAGCAGCCGACGCCCGCGCCCGCCGAGGAACCTTGGCGCATCGTCAGGCCCTCGCAGAGTTCGCTCGTACTCGCGCGCGACGGCTCGCTCATCGGCGAGATCGGCAGGGAGTGGCGCACGAGCGTGCTCATCAGCACGCTCCCGCGTTACGTGCCGCAGGCCTTCATCGCCGTCGAGGATCGCCGCTTCTACCAGCACGACGGCGTCGACATGCTCGGCATCGCCGCGGCGATCAAGGACAACCTGCTGGGCGGCAGCCGCGGCGCGAGCACCATCACGCAGCAGCTCGTCGGGAACATGCATCCCGAGATCATCGACCGCACCGACCGCTCGATCGGCCGCAAGGTCCGGGAGCAGGCCGCGGCGCGCGAGATGGAGAAGCACTACACCAAGGCGCAGATCCTCGAGGCCTATCTCAACCAGATCAGCTTCGGCCGCGGCTTCTACGGCGTCGAGGCGGCGGCACGGCACTACTTCGGCAAGTCCGCGGCGCGGTTGAGCATCGCCGAGGCCGCCTCGCTCGCCGCGCTGCCCAAGGGTCCGGCGATCTACGACCCGGTGCGGTTCCCGGACCGCAACCGGAACCGCCGCGACGCGATCCTCGGCTTGATGGAGGAGCAGGGGTTCATCACCGCCGAGCAGGCCGCGGCGGCCAAGGCCGAACCGCTGCGCACCGCGCCGAATCTCGGCATGTCTGTCTCGGCGCCATACTATGTCGATGCCGTGAAGGCGCGTCTCGATCGCGCCGGGATCCCGGTGACCGACGGTGGCTACGTCATCACGACAACGCTCGACCCGGCACTGCAGCGGCAGGCGACGATCGCGCTCATCGAGGGGACCGCGGCGGTCGAGGCCCGCGCTGGCTACCGCCATCGCACCTTCGCCAACAAGCCGCGCGGAAGCACCGACTACCTGCAGGGCGCGCTGGTGGCGATCGACCCGCAGTCGGGCGACGTGCGCGCGCTCGTCGGAGGGCGCAACTACCAGGAGTCGCAGTTCAATCGGGCCACCAACGGCGTGCGGCAGCCGGGATCGACCTTCAAGCCGATCGTCTATGCCCGCGCCGTGCTCGACTCGATGCCGCCCAACGCGATCGTCGCCGACGACCCGCTCGAGGTCGCGTACGACGGCCAGGTGTATCGCCCCAAGAACGCCGACGGCGAGTTCCTCGGCCCGCTGACACTGCGGCAGGCGCTCGCCCGCTCGCGGAATCCCGTCGCCGTGCGGCTCTGGGAGCAGCTCGGGGCCGACTCGGTGATCGCGCTCGCGCAGCGCATGGGGCTCTCGGCCCCGATCGCGCCCTATCCGTCGAGCGCGATCGGAGCCTCGGTGGTGCGGCCTATCGAACTCGTCAGCGCCTTCACGGCGATCGCGAATCTCGGCGTCGGCGTCGACCCGCGCTTCATCGTGCGCGTCGAGGACCCGGCCGGTCGCACGGTGCATGGCGAGGCGGTCCGCTTCCGCGCGCCGGCGATGGACTCGAGCGTCGCCTTCGTGGTGCGCGAGATGATGCGCGAGGCAGTGGAGAGCGGGACCGCGACGGCGGTGCGCCGCTATCTCCCCGCGAGCGTCGCGGTGGCCGGCAAGACCGGCACCACCGACGACAACACCGATGTCTGGTTCGTGGGGATGACGTCGAACATCGTCGCCGGCGTCTGGCTCGGCTTCGACCGGCCGCGGCCGATCACGCCCGGCGCCGCAGGGGGGACGCTCGCCGCGCCGATCTTCGGACAGATGCTCGCCCGCTGGAGCGGTCTCACCACCGACGCCTGGGTGGCGCCGAGTCGTGTCGTCACGGCCGAACTCGACCGGCAGACGGGCCTGCTCGCGGAGCCGGAGACGCCGCTGGAGCGCCGCTACCTCGAGTACTTCGTCGCCGGGACCGAGCCGGCCGCGCTGCGGATCGATGCGCGCCGACTCTTCCGCGCGGGGCCCATCGTCGGCTTCTGA
- a CDS encoding Ig-like domain-containing protein: MLRFARYLAVFTFALVLASCGEAPTATGDAALRVTKQSASVVPGTCTTLAQLNQLAAVIFTARSSPNINSVKGKLKELDKEVRKNDIEEAQEEAAEIVAFTLKKWNQGRLAGTEAQLKAFTNAVLCYAGIDVDVVEPNSFFILPSDQPQVITNVEGTAGIAFPANPVSEPTLVSIEVIPNTFPAGEGPLSTKLDQYPGYIRITKTSETDAPLAQPVVVAVCASGVIPPEVRARLRLGHQATAGFEITPPAPANFISCPVQTGEAPAPSGWGRVVDLLMPSKAHAFQQEFGGGVGGTVTEFSPFAPVDPVLEFGGGVGGTVTEFTRMGLGQSALLSETLNLMGACASPIEGAQGSPLRDECRPSITVRTRQGTPFIGVPVNWNVTQGGGSVAANTGSCGAFGTTAPTTTGPNGGAGICWTLGAVGANQVVATPTLGGDALEGVVFSPASFTFDAVANPPAGLMFSLQPPSTVRAGIGFPAAVTVVDKNGERVFASNAEVSVRPSEGSFLGGVTQVRVKAVQGVSSFPALPSTQVGDFTLLATADFLPLTSAFASSPFTVTAGLSYAIVPSAGNEQTGVAGQVAPVDPTVIVHDRWGNPVAGAAVTWHRISSGIATRIAQTTTDATGRTSTPWTLVLGANQLRAGLNEGSFATSLFSATGTAP; the protein is encoded by the coding sequence ATGCTCAGGTTCGCCCGCTACCTCGCTGTCTTCACTTTCGCGCTCGTGCTGGCGTCCTGCGGCGAGGCGCCGACGGCCACCGGCGACGCGGCCCTTCGGGTGACCAAGCAGTCCGCCTCGGTCGTCCCCGGCACCTGCACGACGCTGGCGCAGCTCAACCAGCTCGCGGCCGTGATCTTCACCGCTCGCTCCTCACCGAACATCAACTCGGTCAAGGGCAAGCTGAAGGAGCTCGACAAGGAAGTGCGGAAGAACGACATCGAGGAGGCGCAGGAGGAGGCCGCCGAGATCGTCGCGTTCACCCTGAAGAAGTGGAATCAGGGCCGGCTCGCCGGCACCGAGGCGCAGCTCAAGGCATTCACCAACGCCGTCCTCTGCTACGCGGGCATCGACGTTGATGTCGTCGAGCCGAACAGCTTCTTCATCCTTCCGTCCGACCAGCCCCAGGTCATCACGAACGTCGAAGGGACGGCCGGCATCGCGTTCCCGGCGAACCCGGTCAGCGAGCCGACGCTCGTCTCGATCGAGGTGATCCCGAATACCTTTCCGGCGGGCGAAGGTCCGCTGTCGACCAAGCTCGACCAGTACCCTGGCTACATCCGCATCACGAAGACGTCGGAGACCGACGCGCCGCTTGCGCAGCCGGTCGTCGTCGCGGTCTGCGCCAGCGGTGTCATCCCGCCCGAGGTCCGGGCCCGGCTCCGGCTGGGACATCAGGCGACGGCGGGCTTCGAGATCACCCCGCCCGCGCCGGCGAACTTCATCAGCTGCCCGGTCCAGACCGGCGAGGCGCCCGCGCCCTCGGGTTGGGGACGCGTCGTCGACCTGCTCATGCCGTCGAAGGCGCATGCCTTCCAGCAGGAGTTCGGCGGCGGCGTCGGTGGCACCGTCACCGAGTTCAGCCCCTTCGCGCCGGTCGATCCAGTGCTTGAGTTCGGCGGTGGCGTCGGCGGCACCGTGACCGAGTTCACCCGCATGGGCCTCGGCCAGTCTGCGCTGTTGAGCGAGACGCTCAACCTCATGGGGGCCTGCGCCTCGCCCATCGAAGGCGCGCAGGGTTCGCCGCTCCGCGATGAGTGCCGGCCGAGCATCACCGTGCGCACCCGTCAGGGCACGCCGTTCATCGGCGTCCCGGTGAACTGGAACGTCACCCAGGGCGGCGGCAGTGTCGCCGCGAACACCGGAAGCTGCGGCGCGTTCGGCACGACCGCACCGACCACCACCGGTCCCAATGGTGGCGCGGGCATCTGCTGGACGCTCGGCGCGGTGGGAGCGAATCAGGTCGTCGCGACCCCGACGCTCGGCGGCGACGCGCTCGAAGGTGTCGTCTTCTCGCCCGCCTCGTTCACCTTCGACGCCGTCGCGAATCCGCCCGCCGGGCTGATGTTCTCGCTGCAGCCGCCTTCGACCGTCCGTGCGGGCATCGGCTTCCCGGCCGCCGTGACCGTCGTGGACAAGAACGGCGAACGTGTCTTCGCCTCGAATGCCGAGGTCAGCGTTCGACCCAGCGAAGGTTCCTTCCTCGGTGGTGTGACGCAGGTGCGCGTGAAGGCGGTGCAGGGTGTGTCGAGTTTCCCTGCGCTGCCGAGCACGCAGGTCGGCGACTTCACGCTCCTCGCGACCGCGGACTTCCTCCCGCTCACGTCGGCGTTCGCGAGCTCGCCGTTCACGGTGACGGCGGGGCTCTCGTACGCGATCGTGCCGAGCGCCGGGAACGAACAGACCGGCGTCGCGGGGCAGGTCGCGCCGGTCGATCCGACGGTCATCGTCCATGACCGCTGGGGCAATCCGGTCGCGGGCGCGGCGGTCACGTGGCATCGCATCAGCAGCGGGATCGCCACCCGGATCGCGCAGACCACGACCGATGCGACCGGCCGCAC